One window of Lacerta agilis isolate rLacAgi1 chromosome 14, rLacAgi1.pri, whole genome shotgun sequence genomic DNA carries:
- the NEUROD2 gene encoding neurogenic differentiation factor 2, with amino-acid sequence MLTRLFSEPSLIPEVQKFSSWADDCDDDDDDDDEASDKDERKGPLQDEQTDGEAKDDHDLGGEEEEEEEEEEGVEEAEGDRPKKRGPKKRKMTKARLERSKLRRQKANARERNRMHDLNAALDNLRKVVPCYSKTQKLSKIETLRLAKNYIWALSEILRSGKRPDLVSYVQTLCKGLSQPTTNLVAGCLQLNSRNFLTEQGQEAGRYHGPNSTFAMHPYTYQCSRLSGAQCASSTMASSHALRTHAYCATYESLYGNASPDYNSSEYDGPLSPPLCVNGNFSLKQDSSPDHEKNYHYSMHYSALPSSRPSGHNLVFGSSGMRSSVHSENVLPYEMHLHHDRGPMYEELNAFFHN; translated from the coding sequence ATGTTGACGCGACTCTTCAGCGAGCCCAGCCTGATCCCAGAAGTTCAGAAATTCTCCAGCTGGGCTGACGActgcgacgacgacgacgacgacgacgacgaggccAGCGATAAAGATGAGCGGAAGGGCCCCCTCCAGGACGAGCAGACCGACGGGGAGGCCAAAGACGACCACGACTTagggggcgaggaggaggaggaagaggaagaagaagaaggggtcgAGGAGGCGGAAGGGGATCGCCCCAAGAAACGGGGCCCCAAAAAGAGGAAGATGACCAAGGCCCGGCTGGAGCGCTCCAAGTTGAGGCGCCAAAAGGCCAACGCCCGCGAGAGGAACCGCATGCATGACCTGAACGCCGCCTTGGACAACCTTCGCAAGGTGGTGCCTTGTTACTCCAAGACTCAGAAGCTGTCTAAGATCGAGACGCTGAGGCTGGCCAAGAACTACATCTGGGCCCTGTCGGAGATCTTGCGCTCGGGCAAGAGGCCGGACTTGGTGTCCTACGTGCAGACTTTGTGCAAAGGCTTGTCGCAGCCCACCACCAACTTGGTGGCAGGCTGCCTGCAGCTCAACTCGAGGAATTTCCTGACCGAGCAAGGCCAGGAGGCCGGCAGGTACCACGGGCCCAACTCCACCTTTGCCATGCACCCTTACACGTACCAGTGCTCGCGGCTCTCCGGCGCGCAGTGCGCTTCCAGCACCATGGCTAGCTCCCACGCCCTGCGGACGCACGCCTACTGCGCCACCTACGAGTCGCTCTATGGGAACGCGTCGCCAGACTACAATAGCTCGGAATACGATGGGCCCCTGAGCCCTCCTTTGTGCGTGAACGGGAATTTCTCCCTCAAGCAAGACTCTTCCCCAGACCACGAGAAAAACTACCACTATTCTATGCACTACTCCGCCCTCCCGAGTTCTCGCCCGTCCGGCCACAATTTGGTGTTCGGGTCTTCTGGGATGCGCAGCAGCGTCCACTCGGAGAACGTTTTGCCTTATGAGATGCACCTCCACCACGACAGAGGTCCCATGTACGAGGAGCTCAATGCTTTTTTCCATAATTAA